A single genomic interval of Acidimicrobiales bacterium harbors:
- a CDS encoding metalloregulator ArsR/SmtB family transcription factor, which yields MARAATTSDVFNAIAEPQRREILVLLRAGERPVTELAQELGMAQPGASKHLRVLREVGLVRDRKVGKQRLYGLDARGLRPVHEWTGGFEQFWNESFDRLDKYVQNLKQARQEG from the coding sequence ATGGCTCGAGCTGCGACGACGTCGGACGTCTTCAACGCGATCGCCGAGCCGCAACGCCGGGAGATCCTGGTGCTGCTGCGGGCGGGTGAACGGCCGGTGACCGAGTTGGCCCAGGAGTTGGGGATGGCCCAGCCGGGGGCGTCCAAACACCTACGGGTGCTTCGGGAGGTCGGGCTGGTGCGGGACCGCAAGGTAGGCAAGCAGCGCCTGTACGGCCTTGACGCCCGCGGGCTGCGACCGGTTCATGAGTGGACTGGCGGGTTCGAGCAATTTTGGAACGAGAGCTTCGACCGACTGGACAAGTACGTGCAGAACCTCAAGCAAGCAAGGCAGGAGGGGTAG
- a CDS encoding dihydrofolate reductase family protein produces MSRVRVHNFSISLDGFGTGEGQSLESPFGHAGHRLHEWFFPTRSFQMMQGKTGSTGTDDAFACNWGPGIGAEIMGRHKFGPQRGPWADEDWQGWWGDDPPFHTPVFVLTHHPRPTIEMKGGTTFHFIDASPAEALEAARNAAGGLDVRIGGGPTTVREFLAANLVDYMHIAVVPIVLGRGERLWDDLEDLEQRFEIEATSSPSGVTHLTFTRR; encoded by the coding sequence ATGTCGCGCGTTCGGGTCCACAACTTCTCGATTTCACTCGACGGCTTCGGTACGGGCGAGGGACAAAGCCTTGAATCGCCCTTCGGGCATGCGGGCCACAGGCTTCACGAGTGGTTCTTCCCTACCCGAAGCTTCCAGATGATGCAAGGCAAGACCGGCAGCACCGGCACCGATGATGCCTTCGCCTGCAACTGGGGCCCGGGCATCGGCGCCGAGATCATGGGACGGCACAAGTTCGGTCCCCAGCGTGGCCCCTGGGCTGACGAGGACTGGCAAGGGTGGTGGGGCGACGATCCGCCTTTCCACACTCCGGTGTTTGTCCTCACCCACCATCCCCGGCCGACCATCGAAATGAAGGGCGGAACCACCTTCCACTTCATCGACGCGAGCCCCGCCGAGGCCCTGGAAGCAGCCCGGAATGCGGCCGGCGGCCTGGATGTACGAATTGGCGGAGGGCCAACAACCGTTCGCGAATTCCTCGCTGCGAACCTCGTCGACTACATGCACATCGCGGTCGTGCCCATCGTCCTCGGACGCGGGGAACGCCTATGGGACGATCTCGAGGATCTTGAACAACGGTTCGAGATCGAGGCGACCAGCTCGCCCAGCGGCGTTACCCATCTCACATTCACCCGCCGATAG
- a CDS encoding SRPBCC family protein, which produces MSATERGASTQSTTDREIVISRVISAPRELVFEAFTEVSHLSRWWGPEGFTTTTRSFEFRVGGEWDFVMHGPDGTDYQEWISWTEIVPPERIALVHGESRGDPNAFESVLTFAPDGAATRIEMRTVFPTKELRDQAVEKYHVIEGGQQTLSKLAGYVSEIVRNGAEG; this is translated from the coding sequence ATGAGCGCGACGGAACGAGGAGCTTCGACGCAGTCAACGACGGACCGCGAGATCGTGATCTCGCGGGTCATCAGTGCCCCACGGGAGCTGGTGTTCGAGGCCTTCACCGAAGTGTCGCACCTGTCGCGGTGGTGGGGACCGGAGGGGTTCACCACCACCACGCGGTCCTTCGAGTTTCGCGTCGGCGGCGAGTGGGACTTCGTGATGCACGGCCCGGACGGAACGGACTACCAGGAGTGGATCTCCTGGACCGAGATCGTCCCACCGGAACGGATCGCGCTGGTGCACGGTGAGTCCCGTGGCGATCCGAACGCGTTCGAGTCGGTCCTCACGTTCGCGCCCGATGGCGCGGCGACCCGGATCGAGATGCGCACTGTGTTTCCGACCAAAGAACTCCGTGACCAAGCGGTCGAGAAGTATCACGTGATCGAGGGCGGCCAGCAGACCCTGAGCAAGCTGGCTGGATATGTCAGCGAGATCGTTCGAAATGGAGCTGAGGGTTGA
- a CDS encoding DUF2087 domain-containing protein gives MVAIPARRAKRLQVLDLLAQEFEPGVHYPEFEVNRRLSSWHLDVAALRRYLVDEGFLDRTPNCREYWRAGGTFICDDT, from the coding sequence TTGGTTGCCATTCCCGCGAGACGTGCGAAGCGACTGCAGGTCCTTGATCTCCTCGCCCAGGAGTTCGAACCTGGTGTCCACTACCCCGAGTTCGAGGTCAACCGCCGTCTGAGTAGCTGGCACCTCGATGTCGCTGCACTCCGGCGCTATCTGGTTGATGAAGGCTTTCTCGATCGAACCCCCAACTGCCGCGAGTACTGGCGAGCCGGCGGAACCTTCATCTGCGACGACACATAA